The bacterium genome includes the window GAAAGAGCGGCGCATGCACCGTATCCGCATACTTTTCCGCCGCTTTGCCGTACACGGCAGCCGCCTCAGCATATTGTTTTTTCTCTTCTAACGAGGCTGCCAGGCCGCCGTGGGCCGCAGCCTGGAAATGCTCGTCTCCGCTGAACGAGTCGATGAATTTTTGGTAATTGATTTTAGCGTTGTCGTAATCCTTGGTTTGAAAAAAGGCGTTGGCCAGATAAAAACGGGCGATCTTGCCGCTGGCGGTGCGGCCATAGCTTTTGACCAGGTTGCTCAGCATGGGAATGGCGGACTGCACATTGCCGTTCTCATAAACCCGCGTGGCTTTGGCCAGCTCGACACTGGCGTTCTTCTCCGAAGATTGACTAGACTGATAATAAAAGAAAATCCCCAATGCCAACACGATTACCGCCGCCACTCCAGCGATCAGATAGGTTTTATAGTTTTCCAGCCAGGCAGTGGCTTTGGCATAAAAGATGACCAGCTTGTCTTCCTTGAGTTCTTTTTTCGAAAGATGTTTTCTCGGTCGTAACATGCGGTTGGATGATCCCAGTTTAATTGTTATTGGTTATATCTAATCAATATAAAAATTTAATTGATAAAAATCAAGCACAAAACATCGGCTGGCTGTCAATTCGGCCGAGCCTCTTTTGCAGACACCGTGACGATCTCATAGGCGTTGCAGGAAAGTGCGGCGATGAAGAGAATATAGATCGTCATCAGTACGATCTCGCCCCATTGATAGCCGAATAACCCCGCCCAAATTCCTAGCTTGATGAACAGAGGCATGGTGAGCACGCCGATCACTACACTGCTGAGAATCGAAAAGATGATTTTAGGCCTGTTCTCACGGCCGCCGCTGAAATACGCAATGATGATGATGAAAAAGCCCACGACCAGAGCGACATAGGCCACGGTCTTGTCCACTTTAAACCATTCGAGGATCATCTGTTCGCGTTCGACCAAAGTTCTCGTCGAGTCTGCTTGACCAGCTAGCATACGCTTTCATCCTATGGTTGACTGCCAGACTTATTTTAGCCATTCTTTGTCTGATAATCAAGTATAATTTCCCGGCCGGAAAGCAGCGAGA containing:
- a CDS encoding tetratricopeptide repeat protein is translated as MLRPRKHLSKKELKEDKLVIFYAKATAWLENYKTYLIAGVAAVIVLALGIFFYYQSSQSSEKNASVELAKATRVYENGNVQSAIPMLSNLVKSYGRTASGKIARFYLANAFFQTKDYDNAKINYQKFIDSFSGDEHFQAAAHGGLAASLEEKKQYAEAAAVYGKAAEKYADTVHAPLFLFKAARCYQQAGKPDQSKVLLQRIVDKYPKSAEKDEAVLQLAMLEQ